Genomic segment of Benincasa hispida cultivar B227 chromosome 1, ASM972705v1, whole genome shotgun sequence:
AACAAAAGGGTCTATAAAATGCTTTTCCCCCCTAAAAAAGAAACTTCTACTTAGTTATCCATACATACCCTTTGATTTTCATTCCCTCCAAAGAACATAATGCAAGCTGCATCTGGAACACAAGCTCTTAAAACTAATTCGGGTGCCTGAGTTATGGGATCAATGACAATGGCAGGCCAAAAAGGTTCTTTCCTCCCTGCCTTTGCCCATACAATATCACCTGAATAGAAGTCTTCAGGTCCATATAAACCATCCTTTGGTTtagtttcctttgggattccaTCTTCACCAATTACATCAACTGGGAACTTCTCATCTTCAACAACAGTCTCGTGTACCGAGGTTAATGAACTGCGAGAACTCGAATGTTTCCTGAAGTCGAAATTCTTGAACTCCATACCCGCCGGTTCATCTTCCTCCTCTTCACACAATGCCGGACACTTGACAAACTTGAAACCCAATTTATCACAATTCTGTACTTTCTTGGCAGTCCCATTACAAATTCTAGGAGTCTTGAAACTGAATTTCTCCTTCTTACATTTGAATTCCTCATCGAAACTGTAATCGCGCAAGCTAGTCTTGCCGTCTTTCTTCCAATTCTCAATAACAGAATCGTTAAACCGAGAAGGAAGTACCTGAACCCGTCCTCTCGAAGTTCTTACAAGCGGCGGTCGTGGGACCTCGGGCGGCCTTTTCGTAGCTTCTCTTGCTAATGATTCCCGGCTATTCGACTTCGACTCCATTTCCATGGCGGAACAAGATATCTGTGTACACCACGAGGCTGTAATCCCTTTGTTGTTTGTGCCGAGAATGTCGTGAAGCTTCAAAGGGATTATTCCAGCCGCAACCTCGCCAAGAAGATTAAGTGGGTAATAACCGTTTAGCTTTCTCTTCTTCCTCGCCGCCGAGCTCTCATCGTCTTCACCAACCGAGTCGCCAAGTTTGCACCGTTTCAGATTCGGCATTTGGGATTTCAGATTGCGTTTGATTATCATTTTGTCTGGATGATAAAcgaatttcacttcataaaactcCAACCCCTTAATGCCAATTCGAAGTTTACATTCACAGTAGAACCCCAActcctcaaattcacataaAACCCTCTTTTCCTCAAATTCGGCCAAGAACAGAGCAACGGAAAACAATTGAACAGTGAAATACCACTCGAAAACGACAGGTTGGGAGaagaaaaaccaaaatcaaacaCCAAAATCAAATAAGGGAAATTGGGTCTTAcacaaagagaagaaagaaaacgaAACAATCGAAATTCCCAGACCCTGAAATGAATAGGGATCTGTTCGACGAAACTcccctctctctctttctctctctctctctctaactgGGTCAGAGCACAGAAAAGAAAGAAGCCAGACAGAGAGAGAGGGGggataatatttaataataattactcCCCAAATACCATTctaattctaaataaattatCCTCTGTTTCCTTTTGGTTTCTCAAATAATCCTTTCGAGTGAGAAAAACAAAGGGGGCTGGTGACAGACACAATCCATATGAGAAGAGAGAGATAGAAAGAGGAGTCGGCGTTGGTTTGGCTTATCAATGTGATTTCGTTTTTATGTGTCTTTGTTGCAAATTTTTCAATATGCGTTAAAGGGCTCTCTCCCCTGTCTTCatagatttcaagagaaatttccTTTGTTCTACTCAAAAGCCCAATACCACTCaacttctttccttttcttcatttctctaacaattttaaaaccaatttctatttgtttttgttttgatacagagtgagaaagaaagaaagagagagtttATGGTGCTTGCCAACTTCATATATATGATctcaaaataaaccaaaactTGACCAAAAAATGTTGAAACACCAATGAAATGACCCAAATTTTTCTCATGTCCTCGTCTTTATAAGCTTCATGGATTGAATCAATAATGGgttagtttcaaaattttgaaaaagtgaTTGGTTTGagaattttcctccaaattaagaACTTGCCGGAGCAGACAGAGGCAGGAAATAAAATGGTGAGTGTTTTATGGATGGTTCTCTGTTGGATTTGTCCAAGTGATATTGGTATTTTGGCAATAGAGTGACTGGAAATTTTCGATTCAAGAGATGGAAATGAGAATTTCCCACCATTTTCTTGGAGGGGTAATATGGTAATTTgggattattatttttgttgtttattgaaAAGAAACCCTTTTTAAAGAAATGGGTTGACCCAAATGAAAAAAGAAGCTAAATTTGTTCATTTCCTTATTTCTTTGGTCCTTTTTGAAAGATCATTTACTCACTGCTTTATATTATAGTTACAGTCACAGAGATGCAAAGCAGAGGGGCAGAAGGAAAGGACAGAGAATGAAAAATATGGGAGCGTTCGATGGAATACGACGTCGTATTGCAGCTGCAGGTTTTTTTCATTTCTGAAACAAAACAAATTAGTTCCAATGGCAATGTCGGGTCACGtgaagaagaataaaataacaACACATCACATGGAACTTCACTTCACTTAACTTGAAAACTTCACTGCCGTTTTAatggtttcttcttctttctcttttggtGAGCTTAGTTTAGAAGCATAAAAAGTTTACTTCTTTTTGTGTTGTTTTCTTGAAAATCCACACACCCTTCCAAAACAACAAGAAGATTAAACTCAAGTGGCCATTTTTTCTTGTTTGAGTTCATGAAAATGGGGAGAGATTTGTGATGGGTCTCTCCAAATAACTTtgccaaaagaaagaaaatagaagaaagatGGACCATCATGACTATTACCTTTGTTCTTAATTGTGTTTGAATCTcaccctctctctctctctctcactctttCTTAGGCATAactatagaaaatggaaatgaaaaaaatgttaatactTAAGTGTATCCCATACATCATTCATATTTATGCATCTTACTTTCATCACAcacatagaaaaataattaaaatatttttaaaaagaagtaaGAATAATTTGCCACATGATAGGTTGTGATTAAACAATTTGTAAGATGCACAAAGATAAATACTGCTCGAGATGcacctaaatatttttcatGAAGAAAAATCATCTTTGTTAATGTGAGAATCTAGTTAGGCAGGTACATTGACTCAATAAGTCGTACGAGTCATTGAACTATTGTAAGATCTCACACCACGATAGGGCGGTTTCCAatattcttttatgtttttaaattagtACTTTGGTCCGAAATATTGTTTAAATGAGTGTAAGATAGATCATGTACCTCATTAGTAATTAGTCACCTTATTTATGCATTTATGACATGTGTGTATTACCGAATGTTGACATTACGAAGTAGGAGACAAAAGCTTGGTTCCACCAACTCGGTAAGCAATGTCTAGGAGTGATGGTTGCCAATTATAGGTCACCACCATGGTGATACAAAAAATATTGTCAACTTAGATAGTTGATTAAAAATTAAGCATTCAAAAGTAATTCATGAAGAAGAGTCGatcaaaaatgatttttgaggaggaacttttttttaaccattttgaGGAGAAACTTCCAATACAAAAATAAGTTATTGtattatataaattcaattaaatgtataaatagttgtattatatgaattcaattaaaatgtataaatagttgtaGAAGATTCATTAGATGacttattatctttttttctagTTCAGATTTATGAAAGACTTCTTTTTCCCATATATACACCATTATCTtgctttaaattttgattaaatgtataaatagttgtaTTATATGAACAAGTTTCTATACAGTGGTAGATCCAAAAATTTTGTTAACGGAggactttatataatttaatagaaaaaaatataacgAGTGGGGCTTGAACTTGGGTCTAGAAAAGGCTGATGGGCAGATTTACAATGAGTTAGCTAATGGTTTTGATAATATACCAATTTGAAGGGGGACTCGAGCCCCCCTGGGTCCATACTAAATCTACCTCTATTTGTATATTAGGGCATATATGGATTGActaagaaaaaaattgttttctgtAAAGTCATTTtgatttaaacacttttaataaaaactgtttaaaataaaaacactcatGTGTTTagttaaattttcaaaagtgcTTTTATACAAaagtttgtttggtttgttatacattaacattatattaatgtcaaattattattattaaaaaaaaagactattAAACATTATGAATTGGTCATCAGAGTGATCGTAAAAGTTGGTCACATAAGGTAGTTGTTGGAGGTGATCGTCAGAGTTGGTCGCCGGTGGTAGTCGTGGTCAATATTGGATGTCAGTTGTGGTCTCCGTTAGAGTTGGCCGTTAGAATGATCACTAGAGGTGATCGTTAGAGTTGGTAATCTGAATAAGTTGTACACAGTGTTGTTATCGCTAAAGGGAAGGTTAAAATAACTCTTACCTCCCATTTTCTTAACAAGCGCACAATCATTCAAGAAAAGAAAACCCTTCAGACAACTAACTTGCATAATTTTCTTCATCAATAAGTATGAGAGGAGAATTCTTTTAATATTCTTCCAACAGAAGTAGCTGATAGATAGTTATAGTAATCAGGAGCTACATTTTCCAGAAATTTGGAAGTTCAAGAGAACAAATCATATCAAGAGTCCAAGACAATGTATTTATCTGAAAGCAAGGAAATCGATTAAGGAATAAAGAAAGTTTCAAGAAAAGTATTGTAGAGGaacaaatggaagaaggcaTGAAAGAAAGCCTTCATGGACGCATTAACTTTGTAAAGAGAATGGGCACAAGTACGAAATATATAGATTGTCTCACAGTTCAAGCAAGGAATCAACCTTAGAAGTTATCAACCAGATCTGCACTATTTTAACATCTGAATGACAAAGTATGCAGCAGggtaggaaaagaaaaagaagcacCTTATAAGTTATATACAAAAAATGTCAAGGACTCCTAAAAAACTTCTATGAAATTCTTCAAGCTACACCATTTTCTGCTGTGAAACTATAGAAGAAGACCACAGCAAACCAGCTGGCTCTGTTCGTGTCTATTCTTCTATTCTCTCTGGGAAACTGATGCAGAAAAGAAGTCATTCAAAGAAAGATTGAATGAATTTGTGACACTCTAGTGCCCTATCAAGAATTCAGTCACTTGTCATTAAGAGTGTTGGGATGGGTCAATCCAATCCCATCCACGACAATATAACAtcgtttttataaatttatggtTAGCCTCAGATTCATTCGCACTCCAAGCAAGATTATTTCTATATCTAATCCAAATTTATGGGAGTTGCATATATTGAACACTTCTAGTTAAAAGACATATTTAAAAACTACAAAGGTCTACCGAACTACTTTGGGAGCATTTGGGACAAGTAATGAAGTTATTTAGTTGCGGGTTAACAACGTAAGATGTTAATAAGTCATGGAATTGATGTTTTTTAGTAGTGAGCCCATGAACTCTTTCAGTCCAACAATCACCCTGCTCCACCCAATCCTATTCCTTGGACCAAACATACCCCATATGTTAGAGTATTTTGATGTATTCCTAATAGAACCAAAACTACCCAATCCAATTTTTAGTTTGGGTGGTTTCACAATACAGTTAAAGTTAGTTGGGTTATAGAAATCTAGAAACCCTAACGGTTGGGTTGTGATAGGAGAGGACTTTGTAGGCTCTACCATAGTATAAGAATATATGTTACATAGAATGATTTAGTTTTCCTTAGACAACTCTGTTTTCTTAAAACAAACGTGTAGGCAGATGTAACGGTTGGTATTTAGGCTACTCTATTCTATCAGCAACACGCCTATCTCATACAAATTAATAAACAAAGTAGAACTTTTATTTCCTATTTTATTCAACGGATACTATATGTACAAATCTCGCCAACTGTTTTAGTCTACTGAAGATACTAACACAAATCATAGATGACAAAATACCCTGCAGGCTTTTGGTTTGTGGACTTTATTGAGTAAGATCTGATCTGAACTTTCCACAAACTTTATTTCCAAGGCTTCTGCTAATCTCTCCCATCCCACCCACCCAACAGAGCTAGCTTTTCATTCCtatattgcattttatttttatttcttcataGAACAAGCATTGAGATTGAGCTACTGCCCTTAACTTCAGATTCATCGGTCTTTGCAAACCTTCCACGGATCCTGGGTTGACTGTCTGCAAGAGCCTTCCTGCATGCATACTGAAAACCAGAGCATACAATGAATTTCTGAAGAAAAATTCACAAAGTTAAGACACTGTATGTGCAAAAGTATGTGGACTACATGCATAAAGGCATAGTGGGAGTGTCTCACACTCACAGGGTTGTTTATGATAAGTTTCTCATAATTTGTATCGAAAAGTTTCTCATTCTTTAAATTGAAACataattctttcttttcttttacctTGATCTTTCTCCCAAAATTCCTCTTCGTCTTCTTATTCCAGTATCGAGAAAGCTTTTCTAGGCGTTCCTCGCTGGTGCAATTGCTGAACACAGGTCGGTGGAGGGGAGAATGGGTCATGCCTATCTTGTCACTGCCGAGTGTCTGCCAAACAAATCCAAAAATTAAAGATCTACTAAGTTGAAAGCCAGAATCAAGGTAACCATTGTTGTATATGAAGCTTCCTTATGTTATGCAGTTAACAAATGGACTATTTAAGCCAGATATGTGAACAGAAAATAACCGATTGAAGTATATAATCCTGGATCTGGACTTCCAAGTAGAGATAGACACATTTACCCCCCCAAAAAATCACAGTTAACTACAAGGTTCTCAACTAAATTTAAGTTAAATCATTCTGCTTGGCTGCTTATTATCATGATATTCCCAGATGCAAGAGCCAAAATTATGACCATATCCGACACTGTTTAACGCAGAAGAGATGGACTAGTGTAGATTGTTTTTCTAAGTAGAGTATATTCTCATCATATGCTAAGAAATTGCCTCTTGGTACAGTGTCCAACAACCATAGCTATCATAAACTTGTTAGGCCTTCCACTAAGCCACTGACTCATTCTCCAAGTGTGCAAGCACTCGTAAAAATCGTCACCAAGGAAAATCTTTGAGTTCATTACTCTtttcatgttaaaaaaaaattaatgtttaattctTGCAGGAAAATGATGAACAATTTTGCAAATATCAATATCTGTACCAACACCAAACCAAATGTGATTTTTTACTTAGTAACAGTGGTGGCCAAAATCTAAagcattattttatatatatatatataaggcgAAAGTAAGAAGTCTAACCTTAATATCTCCTTCACTAAATGCCCTCCTCATCCCATAAACAGAACTGAAGTCCATGTCTGGGAAATCTATAAAACTTGGTTTGATGGTAGGTCCTTGCATCAAATCCATCGAACTTAAGCACTCCAAGCTAGTACTTTTCTGGATCGAGACATCAGGGAGTGGCTTGTTTTCTGGAATTTGAATTTCTTCTGGGTTCAGCACTGGAATTTCAATGTTCAGATCTTCAGGCAGGGGTCTTTCTAAGGCTGCTTTTTCCAAAAGATCCTTTTCACATTCATAGTAGACCTCATTTAACAGCTGGTCATTTTGAAGCGATTGGAAGTCTGCAACTTTTAGTCCTTCTGGAGAGATGACTTCTTCAGCACAAGATATCATTGAAATGGCTGCCATCACAGGATCAAGACCTATGAAAGTTTCTTCAATGAATGGTTGTGGTTGTGGGGCTTCAAAGAGATCTCCTTCACCAACCATGTCAT
This window contains:
- the LOC120092834 gene encoding uncharacterized protein LOC120092834, whose product is MFADNGVLFPHFQNFSQVQQLEEFYKTQQPCSSPTISSICEYDMVGEGDLFEAPQPQPFIEETFIGLDPVMAAISMISCAEEVISPEGLKVADFQSLQNDQLLNEVYYECEKDLLEKAALERPLPEDLNIEIPVLNPEEIQIPENKPLPDVSIQKSTSLECLSSMDLMQGPTIKPSFIDFPDMDFSSVYGMRRAFSEGDIKTLGSDKIGMTHSPLHRPVFSNCTSEERLEKLSRYWNKKTKRNFGRKIKYACRKALADSQPRIRGRFAKTDESEVKGSSSISMLVL